A single genomic interval of Zingiber officinale cultivar Zhangliang chromosome 4A, Zo_v1.1, whole genome shotgun sequence harbors:
- the LOC121972529 gene encoding uncharacterized protein LOC121972529 produces the protein MNGGKNQAQPGGQKSQNTRTGWKGNHSGKRKQWDNSQGGPASKQIMFPQCNTCGRKHPGKCRMGTNVCYSCGLEGHMARNCPTHIQTPQPQNVPNRGIPPQLHLMQAALEGPQISQGRLEAPPVTTNARIHSLTREDGTSASTVITGQIPIIGHYANMLSNPKCEPKYEFIGKPRNITGQGI, from the coding sequence ATGAACGGTGGCAAGAATCAAGCCCAacccggaggacaaaaatcgcagaaTACCAGAACTGGTTGGAAGGGgaaccacagtggcaagaggaagcaatgggacAACTCTCAGGGAGGTCCAGCGAGCAAGCAGATCATGTTTCCTCAGTGCAACACGTGCGGAAGGAAGCATCCCGGAAAATGTCGTATGGGCACAAATGTATGCTATAGCTGTGGAttagaaggacatatggccagaaactgtccTACTCATATCCAGACACCTCAACCACAGAATGTCCCGAACAGAGGTATTCCTCCACAGTTACATCTGATGCAAGCTGCattagaaggccctcagataagccaaggaagattggaagctccgccagtgaCAACGAATGCTAGGATCCACTCCCTCACCAGAGAAGATGGGACGAGTGCTTCGACGGTCATCACAGGTCAGATACCTATTATTGGTCATTATGCAAATATGTTATCAAATCCTAAATGCGAACCAAAGTATGAATTTATCGGGAAGCCGAGAAACATTACCGGTCAGGGGATCTAG